The Hymenobacter sp. GOD-10R genome includes a window with the following:
- a CDS encoding 4-hydroxyproline epimerase, whose product MARKTFFCIDAHTCGNPVRLVAGGGPELHGANMSEKRQHFLRDYDWIRKGLMFEPRGHDMMSGSILYPPQDPANDVAVLYIETSGCLPMCGHGTIGTVTIALEEGLITPKVPGQLRLETPAGLVLVSYRQEGQKIKSVKLTNIPAYLDSENLAVECPELGPLRVDVAYGGNFYAIVDPQENFQGLQAYPADKLISWSRVLRQRLNEQYTFVHPENPTIQGLSHILWAGDTLSPSSTARNAVFYGDKAIDRSPCGTGTSARMAQWYAKGKLKPGQEFIHESIIGSIFKGTIEEETTVAGRPAIRPGIEGWAIITGHNTIFFDDEDPYVHGFQVL is encoded by the coding sequence ATGGCCCGTAAAACATTTTTTTGCATTGACGCCCACACCTGCGGCAACCCGGTGCGCCTGGTAGCGGGCGGCGGCCCCGAGCTGCACGGCGCTAACATGAGCGAGAAGCGCCAACACTTTCTGCGTGATTACGACTGGATTCGGAAGGGGCTTATGTTTGAGCCCCGCGGCCACGACATGATGTCGGGCAGCATCCTGTACCCGCCCCAAGATCCTGCCAACGATGTGGCCGTGCTCTACATCGAAACCAGCGGCTGCCTGCCTATGTGTGGCCACGGCACCATCGGCACCGTGACTATTGCCTTGGAGGAAGGCCTGATTACGCCCAAAGTGCCCGGCCAACTGCGCCTCGAAACGCCGGCCGGCTTAGTACTGGTTTCGTACCGCCAGGAAGGTCAGAAGATTAAGTCGGTGAAGCTGACGAATATCCCGGCCTACCTCGACTCCGAAAACCTAGCCGTGGAGTGCCCCGAGCTAGGTCCGCTGCGGGTGGATGTGGCCTACGGCGGCAACTTCTACGCCATCGTCGATCCGCAGGAGAACTTCCAGGGCCTGCAAGCCTACCCGGCCGACAAGCTCATCAGCTGGAGCCGGGTGCTGCGCCAGCGCCTCAACGAGCAGTACACCTTCGTGCACCCCGAAAACCCGACTATTCAAGGTTTGTCGCACATTCTGTGGGCGGGCGATACACTGAGTCCTAGCTCCACGGCCCGCAACGCGGTGTTTTACGGCGACAAGGCCATCGACCGGTCGCCGTGCGGCACGGGCACCTCGGCGCGCATGGCGCAGTGGTACGCCAAGGGCAAGCTCAAGCCGGGGCAGGAGTTTATCCACGAAAGCATTATTGGGTCCATTTTCAAAGGCACCATCGAGGAGGAAACCACCGTGGCGGGGCGGCCGGCCATTCGTCCGGGCATCGAAGGGTGGGCCATCATTACGGGGCACAACACCATCTTCTTCGACGACGAAGATCCTTACGTTCACGGTTTTCAAGTTCTCTAG
- a CDS encoding aldehyde dehydrogenase (NADP(+)), which yields MPFDALLAEATAAYAIYKKTTGAERATFLRAIATAIDELGDQLLQTASTESNLPLARLTGERGRTQGQLRLFADLVENGYWAEATIDTALPDRQPLPRPDMRRLLLPLGPVAVFGASNFPLAFSTAGGDTASALAAGCPVVYKAHPAHPRTSVLVAEAIAKAAQQCNLPAAVFQHVVGGTQVGTELVQHPAVRAVAFTGSYGAGKALFDLATRRDVPIPVYAEMGSVNPLFILPEKLASDPTGLAQQAAQSVLLGAGQFCTCPGLVFVPADEAAEAFVDSLGETLSSATATHMLHAGIADNYYQNLSSLLQHANVHALVQPETHTLEGRAGLARTSAAQWIQNAALQEEVFGPFTLVVTYQDEAELLAAANALHGQLTCTLWGTAAELAQAEPVADALREKCGRLLFAGVPTGVEVSHAMTHGGPFPATTDPRSTSVGSYAIKRFARPVTFQSAPAELLPPELRNENPTGIWRMIDGEVTQRSL from the coding sequence ATGCCGTTTGATGCGCTCCTGGCCGAAGCCACGGCGGCTTACGCTATTTATAAAAAAACCACGGGTGCCGAGCGGGCTACGTTCTTGCGCGCCATCGCCACGGCCATCGATGAGCTAGGTGATCAGCTGCTGCAGACCGCCAGCACCGAAAGCAACCTTCCGTTGGCACGCCTCACTGGCGAGCGAGGCCGCACGCAAGGTCAGCTGCGCCTGTTTGCCGATTTGGTAGAGAACGGCTACTGGGCCGAGGCCACTATTGACACGGCCCTGCCCGACCGTCAGCCCCTCCCCCGCCCCGATATGCGTCGGCTGCTGCTGCCGCTGGGGCCGGTAGCAGTATTTGGAGCCAGCAACTTCCCCCTAGCTTTTTCGACGGCTGGCGGCGACACGGCCTCGGCGCTAGCGGCCGGCTGCCCGGTGGTGTATAAAGCGCATCCTGCGCACCCGCGCACCTCCGTGTTAGTAGCCGAAGCCATTGCCAAGGCGGCGCAGCAGTGCAACTTGCCGGCGGCGGTGTTCCAACACGTAGTGGGCGGCACGCAAGTCGGGACGGAGCTGGTGCAGCATCCTGCCGTGCGTGCCGTGGCCTTTACGGGCTCTTACGGCGCTGGCAAAGCGTTATTTGACCTAGCTACGCGCCGCGACGTACCGATTCCGGTGTACGCCGAAATGGGCAGCGTCAACCCGCTGTTCATCTTACCAGAAAAGCTAGCTTCCGACCCAACTGGGTTGGCACAGCAGGCGGCGCAATCGGTGCTGCTTGGCGCGGGGCAGTTCTGTACGTGTCCGGGGCTGGTGTTCGTGCCAGCCGACGAGGCTGCCGAAGCTTTCGTAGACAGCCTAGGAGAAACGCTCAGCAGCGCCACCGCAACCCACATGCTTCACGCGGGCATCGCCGACAATTACTACCAGAACCTTTCCTCCCTTCTTCAGCACGCCAATGTGCACGCCTTGGTTCAGCCCGAGACGCACACGCTGGAAGGCCGCGCTGGCCTAGCTCGCACCTCAGCTGCGCAATGGATACAGAATGCGGCATTGCAGGAAGAAGTGTTCGGTCCTTTCACCCTGGTAGTTACTTACCAAGACGAAGCTGAGCTACTGGCCGCTGCTAACGCCTTGCACGGGCAGCTCACCTGCACCTTGTGGGGTACTGCCGCCGAGCTAGCCCAAGCCGAACCTGTAGCCGATGCGCTCCGCGAGAAGTGCGGCCGCTTGCTGTTTGCCGGCGTGCCCACGGGTGTAGAAGTCAGCCACGCCATGACCCACGGCGGGCCTTTCCCAGCCACTACTGACCCACGCAGCACGTCGGTGGGCTCCTATGCCATCAAGCGCTTTGCACGGCCGGTCACGTTCCAGTCGGCGCCAGCGGAGCTGCTGCCACCGGAGTTGCGCAACGAAAATCCGACGGGTATCTGGCGGATGATCGACGGGGAAGTAACGCAGCGCAGTCTTTAA
- a CDS encoding dihydrodipicolinate synthase family protein, giving the protein MNWQGVFPAVTTKFHQDGSLDFDTFFKNIDAQLAAGVHGIILGGTLGESSVLRTEEKYELTRRTIDYVADRVPVVLNIAEGSTQEAVLRAQEAEDLGASGLMLLPAMRYPTDARETLAYFTSVAQSTELPIMIYNNPVDYKTYVTLEIFDKLLDACPNVEAVKESTRDVSNVTRMVTRYGDRLRIMGGVDTLALEALLMGAHGWVAGLVCAFPAETVAIYRLVQEGRIEEARTIYRWFLPLLELDIHAKLVQYIKLAEQMAGLGTEHVRAPRLTLIGEERERVMALIQHGLDTRPALPTFTATPAAVHAV; this is encoded by the coding sequence ATCAACTGGCAAGGCGTATTCCCAGCAGTTACGACGAAGTTTCACCAAGACGGCAGTCTGGACTTCGACACGTTTTTCAAGAACATCGATGCTCAGCTAGCCGCTGGCGTGCACGGTATTATTCTGGGCGGTACGCTTGGCGAATCGAGCGTGCTGCGCACGGAAGAGAAATACGAACTGACGAGGCGCACCATCGACTACGTAGCGGACCGCGTGCCCGTGGTGCTCAACATCGCCGAGGGATCCACCCAGGAAGCTGTTCTGCGGGCGCAGGAAGCCGAAGACCTAGGTGCCTCGGGCCTGATGCTGCTGCCGGCCATGCGCTACCCCACCGATGCGCGCGAAACGCTCGCCTACTTCACGTCGGTGGCGCAGAGCACAGAGCTGCCCATCATGATCTACAACAACCCCGTCGACTACAAAACCTACGTCACGCTTGAAATCTTCGACAAGCTGCTCGACGCGTGCCCTAACGTGGAGGCCGTGAAAGAGTCGACGCGCGACGTATCGAACGTGACGCGCATGGTGACGCGCTACGGCGACCGGCTGCGGATTATGGGCGGCGTAGATACCCTAGCTTTGGAAGCGCTGCTGATGGGCGCCCACGGCTGGGTAGCCGGCTTGGTGTGCGCTTTCCCAGCAGAAACGGTGGCCATTTACCGCCTCGTGCAGGAAGGCCGCATTGAAGAAGCCCGCACGATTTACCGGTGGTTCCTGCCCCTGCTAGAGCTCGACATTCATGCAAAGCTGGTGCAGTACATCAAGCTAGCCGAACAAATGGCTGGCCTTGGCACCGAGCACGTGCGGGCCCCGCGCCTGACACTGATTGGCGAGGAGCGGGAGCGGGTAATGGCCCTCATTCAACACGGCCTCGATACGCGCCCGGCGCTCCCCACATTCACCGCTACGCCTGCCGCTGTCCATGCCGTTTGA
- a CDS encoding AraC family transcriptional regulator, producing MKVISFKIPKSTNDFIRYQVDHQPYFYDKLHQHPEIQLSYVLEGEGKLVGGDYIGLFRPGDLFLLGHDVPHVFRSNKEYYDEQNGLRSHAVAVFFDHRVFTSGFYSIEELQGVRKFFEQLTGCYRIQEAAHDAIAHHMLALPHTSNLERVLVVLQIVQQLMQPGALQCLNVTDQMHNLNEREGKRMEQVLHFLMEQSHRAISLEEVASVANMSREAFCRFFKERTRKTYVHYLNELRVTNVCQLLLHTEQTIAGAAYACGFANLSHFNRVFFNIMGKTPREYRENNAIVQR from the coding sequence ATGAAAGTCATCTCGTTTAAGATTCCGAAGTCAACCAATGACTTCATCCGGTACCAAGTCGACCACCAGCCGTACTTCTACGACAAGCTGCACCAGCATCCCGAAATTCAACTCAGCTACGTGCTCGAAGGCGAGGGCAAACTGGTCGGCGGCGACTACATCGGCCTATTCCGCCCCGGCGACTTGTTCCTGCTCGGCCACGATGTGCCGCATGTTTTTCGCAGCAACAAGGAATATTACGACGAGCAAAATGGCCTCCGCAGCCACGCCGTTGCCGTGTTTTTCGACCACCGGGTGTTCACCAGCGGCTTCTACAGCATCGAAGAGCTGCAAGGCGTCCGAAAATTCTTCGAGCAGCTGACGGGGTGCTACCGCATCCAAGAGGCTGCCCACGACGCTATTGCGCACCATATGCTAGCCTTGCCGCACACAAGCAACTTAGAGCGAGTACTCGTCGTGCTCCAAATCGTGCAGCAGCTCATGCAGCCAGGTGCGCTTCAGTGCCTGAATGTAACTGACCAAATGCACAACCTCAACGAGCGCGAAGGCAAGCGTATGGAGCAGGTGCTGCACTTTTTGATGGAGCAAAGTCACCGCGCCATTTCGCTCGAAGAGGTAGCCTCGGTGGCAAATATGAGTAGAGAAGCGTTTTGTCGCTTCTTCAAAGAGCGCACCCGCAAAACCTACGTGCACTATCTCAACGAGCTGCGCGTCACCAACGTCTGTCAGCTGCTCCTGCACACCGAGCAGACGATTGCCGGGGCGGCTTACGCGTGCGGGTTTGCTAACCTCTCGCACTTCAACCGCGTGTTCTTCAACATCATGGGTAAAACCCCACGGGAGTACCGGGAAAACAACGCTATTGTTCAAAGATAA
- a CDS encoding alpha/beta hydrolase, with product MKKGFPVKLAAVRALISSKATTSWRRALSGLLLSSALIGASACTEDGGLFPFPTSVVIQPNGPKPEWGPSIKPEMQRVIEELDSLTKGVPLYTLTPQQARKAPSFKDALLAVMSQYNIAMPNQSVDTTGRAIPVAGGTIRVRIYTPRLVSPTMPGIVYYHGGGWVIATNDTYDFSARALAAKTGSVVVAVEYRKGPEFRFPTAHNDAFAAYRWVRDNASSIKIDANRIAVAGESAGGNLAASVCIMARDAGVPLPKHQLLVYPIARYDMNTPSYQQFANAKPLNKPSMQWFFSYYLNSPADGASPLISLVNNTNLQGLPPATVINAEIDPLQSEGQQYAAQLKAAGVPVTSKVYVGVTHEFFGMSPVVPQATDAQTLAAAELVKSLNL from the coding sequence ATGAAAAAAGGTTTTCCTGTCAAACTAGCCGCTGTTCGCGCGCTTATTTCTTCTAAAGCTACCACCTCTTGGCGCCGCGCACTAAGCGGATTGCTGCTGTCGAGTGCCCTGATCGGGGCTAGCGCCTGCACAGAGGATGGTGGTCTCTTTCCGTTCCCTACGTCGGTTGTCATTCAGCCGAATGGCCCTAAGCCTGAATGGGGACCTAGCATCAAGCCAGAGATGCAAAGAGTAATCGAAGAGCTGGACAGCCTCACTAAAGGAGTACCGCTGTATACCCTCACGCCTCAGCAAGCGCGTAAGGCGCCGTCCTTCAAGGATGCGCTGCTCGCCGTGATGAGCCAGTACAACATCGCTATGCCTAACCAGTCGGTAGACACCACTGGGCGAGCGATACCAGTAGCCGGGGGCACTATCCGGGTGCGGATCTATACGCCACGTCTCGTGTCGCCCACTATGCCAGGTATTGTTTATTATCACGGTGGCGGCTGGGTCATTGCCACCAACGATACGTATGATTTCTCGGCACGCGCCCTAGCTGCCAAAACCGGCTCCGTAGTGGTAGCCGTGGAATACCGCAAAGGTCCTGAGTTCCGGTTCCCGACCGCACACAACGATGCTTTTGCCGCCTACCGCTGGGTGCGTGACAATGCCTCCTCGATTAAAATAGACGCCAACCGCATTGCTGTGGCCGGCGAAAGCGCCGGCGGCAACCTAGCAGCTAGCGTGTGCATCATGGCCCGTGATGCCGGTGTGCCGTTGCCCAAGCACCAGCTCTTGGTGTACCCCATTGCCCGCTATGACATGAATACGCCTTCGTATCAGCAGTTTGCTAATGCTAAGCCCTTGAATAAGCCCTCAATGCAATGGTTCTTTTCATACTACCTGAACAGCCCTGCCGATGGAGCTAGCCCGCTTATTTCCCTAGTAAACAACACGAACCTACAAGGCTTGCCGCCCGCTACGGTAATCAACGCTGAAATCGACCCCTTGCAAAGCGAAGGACAACAATATGCCGCGCAGTTGAAAGCAGCGGGCGTGCCGGTCACCTCGAAAGTGTATGTGGGCGTTACCCACGAGTTCTTCGGAATGTCGCCGGTGGTGCCTCAAGCCACCGACGCGCAGACGTTGGCCGCCGCGGAGCTGGTCAAGAGCCTAAACTTGTAA
- a CDS encoding serine hydrolase domain-containing protein: MNRLVGLCTWFRILLLGYGVLGSVQVMAQDARPRYDAMSQQLVAAFNTEEPLALYALTSPAYQARMSAANFSTGTRKFYVQTGYWETVQFREQVPDGMTYTAKFERETAVLFLQLDETGKISRFNFKIIPFVSQPKTYRVPSNNPLRTATDSLVEKLARPYVQQGPAAGLCLAVLDHGQVRRYSYGETQRGNGQLPDPNTTIFEIGSVTKTFTTLLLARQVVRGKMHLKDPVSQYLPDSLPRLAYQTAPITLENLANHTSGLPRLPANIYLGKVDPADPYRHYTLDSLYRFLARYQLPARPGSQFVYSNLGAGLLGCVLAQHAHRSFDQLIRAQISRPLRMPDTRVELTTQERARFAQGYNEKGEPTTVWNLATLQGSGALKSTLRDMVRYTQAQLGQFRSPLAKAMALTHQATFSSPDNTLGLGWRIAQRPPQTYWHHSGGTGGGRSFVGFDPQRQLGVVILSNAALDVTIIGQTILERERVAK; this comes from the coding sequence ATGAATCGTCTCGTTGGATTATGTACCTGGTTTCGCATCTTGCTGCTAGGCTATGGGGTGCTCGGCTCGGTGCAAGTGATGGCGCAAGACGCCCGCCCGCGCTACGACGCCATGAGCCAGCAGCTAGTAGCAGCGTTCAACACCGAGGAACCACTCGCACTTTACGCCCTAACCTCGCCCGCGTACCAGGCTAGGATGAGCGCCGCCAATTTCAGTACGGGCACCCGCAAGTTTTACGTCCAAACGGGCTATTGGGAAACCGTGCAGTTTCGCGAGCAGGTACCAGATGGCATGACCTACACGGCTAAGTTTGAGCGCGAAACTGCCGTTCTTTTTCTGCAACTCGACGAGACGGGTAAGATCAGCCGCTTCAATTTCAAGATCATCCCATTCGTCAGCCAACCCAAAACGTATCGGGTGCCGAGCAACAACCCGCTGCGCACGGCTACTGACAGCTTGGTAGAAAAGCTAGCCCGGCCCTACGTGCAGCAGGGGCCAGCGGCGGGCCTATGCTTAGCCGTGCTCGACCACGGCCAGGTGCGACGCTACAGCTACGGCGAAACGCAGCGCGGCAACGGCCAACTGCCAGACCCCAACACCACGATTTTTGAAATTGGTTCCGTTACCAAAACCTTCACCACGCTGCTCCTGGCCCGGCAAGTGGTGCGCGGCAAGATGCATTTGAAGGACCCCGTTAGCCAGTATCTGCCCGATTCGCTACCCCGCCTAGCTTACCAGACCGCGCCTATCACCTTAGAGAACCTAGCAAACCACACATCGGGGCTGCCGCGCCTGCCCGCCAATATTTACCTCGGCAAGGTAGACCCCGCTGATCCGTACCGGCATTACACGCTCGATTCGCTTTACCGCTTCCTGGCGCGCTACCAACTGCCCGCGCGGCCCGGTAGCCAATTCGTCTATTCCAACCTAGGGGCCGGACTGCTGGGCTGCGTGCTCGCGCAACATGCCCACCGCAGCTTCGACCAGCTCATTCGCGCGCAGATCAGCCGACCGTTGCGCATGCCGGATACGCGCGTAGAACTGACTACGCAAGAACGCGCCCGCTTCGCCCAAGGCTACAATGAAAAAGGCGAGCCCACCACCGTGTGGAACCTTGCGACGCTGCAAGGCTCCGGGGCGCTCAAATCGACTTTGCGCGACATGGTGCGCTACACGCAAGCACAACTCGGGCAGTTCCGTAGCCCGCTTGCAAAGGCCATGGCCCTTACTCACCAAGCAACGTTTAGCAGTCCCGATAACACCCTCGGTTTGGGTTGGCGCATTGCACAACGGCCGCCGCAAACGTACTGGCATCACTCCGGCGGCACCGGTGGCGGGCGCTCCTTCGTAGGGTTTGATCCACAACGTCAGCTCGGTGTCGTTATCCTCTCCAATGCCGCTTTGGATGTTACCATCATTGGCCAGACGATCCTGGAAAGAGAAAGGGTGGCTAAGTAA
- a CDS encoding site-specific integrase — translation MATVSFHLKEPKADKPTAIFAFLSFDGRRVKVYSGLSVHPKQWIKADQRAKVRGYASNGKLNDSLELLEKKLLAYYGEQRALGLLPTSEALRILALPEEVEAPTQAALTFWDYFNEWIALTRDRGKVRTAQTYATALRHLREFQEAKGYAVDFDTITPIFGDRYTAYLLTTAGLTDNTIEKMVSRLKRFMKYAADRGFHTNASYQKLNWRRQEPDIMTLTAEEVAALEALDLPAGGYLDNARMLFLLSCYTGLRYSDLVSIRSEHVRGHMLRITTQKTRETVSIPLQARALLIVTRYLAGGVRLITNQKLNFYLKQLGQLAGIDSPLEVVRYKGGERLNSTVPKWEKLGCHTGRRTFVTLSLERGLRPELVMKITGHRDWKSFKRYVNITEQAVEREFAKVYEMPEPLLKTTK, via the coding sequence ATGGCTACCGTATCCTTCCACTTAAAGGAGCCCAAGGCTGATAAGCCCACGGCTATTTTTGCGTTTCTCTCCTTCGACGGCCGCCGGGTCAAAGTGTACTCCGGGTTGTCTGTACATCCTAAGCAGTGGATCAAAGCGGATCAACGAGCCAAGGTCCGCGGCTACGCCAGTAACGGCAAGCTGAACGACTCGTTGGAGCTGCTGGAGAAGAAGCTGCTGGCCTACTATGGGGAGCAGCGGGCCCTCGGACTATTGCCCACCTCCGAAGCGCTCCGGATCCTGGCCTTACCAGAGGAAGTAGAGGCACCTACGCAAGCTGCCTTGACGTTTTGGGATTACTTTAATGAGTGGATAGCGCTGACGCGAGACCGCGGCAAGGTGCGTACAGCGCAAACGTACGCCACTGCCCTGCGCCACTTACGCGAGTTTCAGGAAGCCAAAGGGTATGCCGTCGACTTTGACACCATCACGCCCATTTTCGGGGACCGCTACACGGCATACTTGCTAACTACCGCTGGCTTGACCGATAACACTATTGAGAAAATGGTAAGCCGGCTCAAGCGCTTTATGAAGTATGCCGCGGATCGAGGTTTTCATACGAACGCTAGTTACCAGAAGCTAAACTGGCGTCGGCAAGAGCCCGATATCATGACGCTGACGGCCGAAGAAGTGGCCGCATTGGAAGCCTTGGACTTGCCTGCTGGTGGCTACCTGGATAATGCTAGGATGCTGTTCTTGCTCAGCTGCTACACCGGCCTGCGCTACTCGGACCTAGTAAGCATCCGCTCGGAGCACGTGCGTGGCCACATGCTGCGCATCACCACGCAAAAGACGAGGGAGACTGTGAGCATTCCGCTACAGGCTCGGGCGCTGCTCATCGTCACGCGCTACCTAGCCGGCGGGGTACGCCTCATCACGAACCAGAAGCTGAACTTCTACCTCAAGCAGCTAGGTCAGCTGGCCGGCATTGATAGCCCACTGGAAGTAGTGCGCTACAAAGGCGGAGAGCGGTTGAACAGCACCGTTCCCAAGTGGGAGAAGCTAGGCTGTCACACCGGCCGCCGAACGTTCGTGACGCTCAGCCTGGAGCGAGGGCTGCGGCCGGAACTCGTGATGAAGATCACGGGGCACCGGGACTGGAAGTCCTTTAAGCGCTACGTCAACATTACTGAGCAAGCAGTAGAACGAGAGTTTGCCAAGGTGTATGAAATGCCTGAGCCGCTGCTCAAAACTACTAAATAG